A window of the Cicer arietinum cultivar CDC Frontier isolate Library 1 chromosome 6, Cicar.CDCFrontier_v2.0, whole genome shotgun sequence genome harbors these coding sequences:
- the LOC101488776 gene encoding probable polygalacturonase, whose product MEVLLLFLAVFVALTSLNVVESRKTPVLEYFEYCAVNCRAYSASLTDFGGVGDGETLNTKAFQTAIDHLSQYSSNGGSQLYVPPGRWLTGSFNVTSHFTLFIHKDAVILGSQDENDWPVIDPLPSYGRGRDTQGGRFRSLIFGTNLTDVIITGDNGTLDGQGELWWQKFHHGQLSYTRPYLIEIMYSDNIQISNLTLVNSPSWNVHPVYSSNVIVQGITILAPVNSPNTDGINPDSCTNTRIEDCYIVSGDDCVAVKSGWDEYGIAYGMPTKQLVIRRLTCISPTSAVIALGSEMSGGIEDVRAEDIVAINSESGVRIKTAVGRGGYVKDIYVRRMTMKTMKWAFWMTGDYGSHADNNYDPNALPVVQNVNYRDMVADNVTMAAKLEGISNAPFTGICISNVTIGLAKKAKKVPWNCTDIAGISSGVTPSPCDLLPDQGVQKIGACTFPEDNLPIEDIKVQTCTYYRRKL is encoded by the exons ATGGAAGTGTTATTGTTATTTCTAGCTGTATTTGTTGCATTGACAAGCTTGAATGTAGTAGAGAGCCGCAAAACTCCAGTTCTGGAATATTTTGAGTATTGTGCTGTGAACTGCAGAGCTTACAGTGCCTCATTGACGGATTTCGGTGGCGTTGGAGATGGAGAAACTTTGAACACAAAAGCTTTTCAGACAGCTATAGATCATTTGAGTCAGTACTCATCAAATGGTGGTTCACAGCTTTATGTTCCACCTGGAAGATGGTTGACTGGTAGTTTCAATGTCACCAGCCATTTCACTTTGTTCATCCACAAAGATGCTGTCATTCTTGGCTCTCAG gatgaaaatgattggCCAGTGATTGATCCCTTGCCATCTTATGGTAGAGGGAGGGACACCCAGGGTGGAAGGTTTAGGAGTCTCATTTTTGGAACCAACCTTACAGATGTAATCATAACAG GGGACAACGGTACACTAGATGGACAAGGTGAACTGTGGTGGCAAAAGTTTCACCATGGGCAGCTTAGTTATACCAGACCTTACCTAATTGAAATCATGTATTCAGATAATATTCAGATATCCAATCTCACTTTGGTTAATTCTCCCTCCTGGAATGTCCATCCTGTTTACAGCAG CAACGTTATTGTTCAAGGAATCACAATTCTTGCGCCCGTGAACTCGCCAAATACAGATGGAATCAACCCTG ACTCTTGCACGAACACACGAATTGAGGACTGTTATATAGTGTCAGGGGACGATTGTGTGGCTGTGAAGAGTGGTTGGGATGAGTATGGTATAGCTTATGGAATGCCAACGAAGCAACTGGTAATCAGAAGGCTCACTTGTATTTCTCCAACGAGTGCCGTGATTGCTTTAGGGAGTGAAATGTCTGGTGGAATCGAAGATGTGAGGGCTGAGGACATTGTAGCCATCAATTCAGAATCAGGAGTCAGGATCAAAACTGCTGTTGGAAGAGGAGGTTATGTCAAGGACATATATGTTAGAAGAATGACTATGAAAACTATGAAATGGGCATTTTGGATGACAGGAGATTATGGTTCTCATGCTGATAACAACTACGATCCTAATGCACTTCCTGTGGTTCAGAACGTTAATTATCGCGACATGGTTGCTGATAATGTGACTATGGCAGCAAAATTAGAGGGTATATCTAATGCACCATTTACTGGAATCTGCATATCCAATGTAACCATTGGACTAGCAAAGAAGGCTAAAAAAGTTCCATGGAATTGTACTGATATTGCTGGGATTTCGAGTGGTGTGACTCCTTCCCCGTGTGATCTATTGCCAGACCAAGGAGTGCAGAAAATAGGGGCATGTACCTTCCCAGAAGACAATTTGCCGATTGAAGATATCAAGGTTCAAACGTGTACTTATTATAGAAGGAAATTGTGA